CCGTTTTTCTTCCCATTCATCGACAGTGTAATATGTTTTTAATTCTTTATAGGTATCGATATCTCCGGGATCATATTCCAATACAATACGCCATAACTCATCTTTATACTTTTCGCGCTGCCCCGTTTTCGCATATATTTCTTTTAATTTTTCGCTATACGCCAGTATCAGACCGCGGTAGCCTGTATCGACAAGTTTTCCTTCTTCCAGCAGCTGAATCGCTTCTTCATATCGCTTCATTCGTATACATTCGTCTACATAATATTTTCGGATGTCGCTCAAATCGATATATTTTTTACAATATTCATCAACAGCTTCTTGCGAAAATTTAAGCTGTCTCATAACCTGCAGATGATATTTTGCCCACGTTTTTGCAGCGTATTCATTGATGCAATTTTCTTCGGGATGCAAAAAGGCTTCAACTTGGACCGCTGAAAATACCAGTTTATCCTGTAAAAATTCCTCTTCGGAAAAATCGGAAAAAAGCAGCTCTTCAATATAATCCTGTAAATAGTCGAGCGTATCATCGCTCACAACCAAGCTTTTACATTCCTCATACAGTATTTTTTTTACTTCCGGATCGCACCTTTCCAAAATCGTCTGCAACAGTGTAATACAATCGCAGGCCAATGCTCCGAGCGTACCGTTCGAATCGTCTATCGCGATATTTCCTAATGCTATAAACACGTACCGTATCAGCTGAAGCGCATTGATATATTCTTTGTTGTCAATGATTTCCGTAATCGTTTTTTGCAAAAATTCCGACAGTTCGTTATAAAATCCGCGAGAGTCATAATATGAAATATATCCGTATTTGTCGGCATGGCATATACAAATTCTGTCGATTGCCTGTTTATATATTTTCAAATCATCGCTTGAAATTCCGCAGCGCATTTTTAATTTAAATTGCTGCAAAAGCATCGGATCGTCTGTCAGCACATCGATCAAAAACGCCCTGATATCCTCACTATCGGTATTGTCAACAAGTTCTTTTATCGAAAAAGCCGCACAGGATTCATTACTGCTCGCCGTCTTATTTTTATCATTTTTAAAAGCAGCATTTTCCATCTTGTTCATAATACTCCAAACCTCGATGCAATATTTCATCATCGAATAATTTTTTCCAATCCATGATTACGGTATAGTATACAAAAAAAGGGATTGTCAATATGTCGTTTCAGTAATACGATCAAGCTCGCAAAAACTTTATAAATCCGACAAGTAACGAAATACAATAACAAATTATCGCAATGTAAATGGCGATGTTTTTTTCTTTGATTCTTTTATAAGCCTTTTCATCCTTTACTATTACAAACAATATAAAAATCAATGCCGCCGGTATGATATTCATTTCAATATAGTTCATCAGCGCTTTCATATTATTTCCTGAATCAATATTTTATTGGAAATTTCCTTAAATTATTAATAATTATTAATATTACGTAGTATACAATCCGCCCTCTTAAAACGGTTCCAGAGGCACGAAACGTTTATATGGTTTTCCATCGCTTATTTTTGCTTCTTCAATAAATATTCTGTCTTTATTGCCGATTGAATCCATAAAAAATTCATATCGCGTATAGGTCTCACCTCCGTATCGGTAATCGTAGAATTCCATATATCTGCTGTATGTTCCGCGCTTATTGGTATAAAACACAAATCCGGCAGTTCCCGCTTCCGGTTTCGGCGTTCTATTATTTGGATACATTTTGTAGATATCAGAAATTTTATAATTATTCGGATCCCATATTATTCCATTCTGAGCTTTCGGATCAAACCCGTTTTCAAGCGCAGCTTTCCCCGCATAAAAGCCGCACGTTGTATTTGCATCATAGAAAATAAGATTATAGAGCCGAGAAGCGAATATTCCATTGATAATCCATAAAATACAACCAACTGAAAAAATCAAGTCATTGTGATACATTCCACCGAGACACATGATCGACAATGTCGGCAGAGTTACAATAAAATATCCCCATTTTTCTCGTATTCTCATATTCACTTTTTTATTATAATAACGGGCGCTCTCTTTTTCCAGCCGCATTGCGCTTTTAGCTTTCGGGTGCTACACTGTGCGTATGAATTACGGATTTTTTCGTACGGCGGCGGCGAGTCCCGAAACCGTCGTTGCGGACTGCACGGCAAATGCAAATCGCATCATAGACGCATGCAAAAAAGCGGATGCACAGGGCGCATCTCTCATCGTATTTCCCGAACTCGCCGTAACGTCATATTCGTGCGGCGATCTCTTTTTGCAAACGACGCTCCAAGAGGCGGCGATCCGCGAAACGGAGCGCATCGCAAAAAAGACGGCTTCCCTTCCGATTCTCATCGCAGTCGGTCTTCCATTCGCATCCGGCCGATTGCTGTACAACTGTGCGGCTTTTATCTTTGCCGGAAAAATCCTCGCGCTCGTGCCGAAAACTTATCTTCCGAACAGCGGAGAATATTCCGAACGGAGATGGTTTTCGCCGAAAAAAAATATCGATGCCGAAACGGTATATTTTTCGAAAGCACATCCGGCCGTTCCGTTCGGATGCGATATCATTATCTCGGATGCGGACGACGAACGCTGTGCAATCGCTTTGGAAATAGGCGAAGACCTTCGGGCGCCCGTACCGCCCTCTTCATACCACGCGCTTTCGGGCGCCGCGATTATCGCAAATCTTTCGGCGACGTCGGAAACGGTCGGCAAAGCCGAATACCGCAGGCTCCTCGTCAAAAGTCAGTCGACACGTACGCTGTGCGCCTATGTCTATGCCGATGCGGGACACGGGGAATCGACGCAGGACGCCGTATTCGCTTCTCACAAGATCATCGCCGAAAACGGAGAAATCATCGCCGAATCGAAATCGTTCGACGATACAATTTGTTTTGCCGATATCGATATCGAGCGGCTCGCTTCGGAGCGGCGAAGAGAGACGACGTTTTCGGACGCTGCGGCAAACGCAAATACGCGGCCGTACCGAAAAGTTTCCGTCGACCTTTTGTCACGCGCAAAAACTTTTTCCGAAAAAGCGCCGCTTTTCCGAACGATCGATGCTTCGCCTTTTGTTCCGAACGACGAAAGCGGGCAAAGCGAACGGTGGAACGACATACTTACCGTACAGGCCGAAGGGCTTGCAAAACGGATGCGCCACACGGGCATAAAAAATGCCGTGATCGGTCTTTCGGGCGGACTCGATTCGACGCTCGCCCTCCTCGTCACCGTCCGTGCATTCGGTCTTTGCGGTTTAAATGCGAGCGGGATTCACGCGATTACGATGCCCTGCTTCGGCACGAGCGACAGGACTTACCGAAACGCATGCGCACTCGCAAAGGAAACGGGAGTCGCCCTCACGGAGATCAACATCGCCGAAGCGGTGCGCGTCCACTTCCGCGACATCGGTCAGGATGAAAGTATACGCGATGCCGCGTACGAAAACGCGCAGGCGCGGGAGCGCACGCAAGTGCTCATGGATATCGCGAACAAGATAAACGGCATCGTCGTCGGCACGGGCGATCTGTCGGAACTCGCGCTCGGCTGGTGTACATACAACGGAGACCATATGTCCATGTACGGCGTCAATGCTTCGGTTCCGAAAACCCTCGTCCGTCGATTGGTGCGATTTTGCGCGGACAGTACGGACAATAAAAATCTTTCGTCTGTCTTAAACGATATCCTCGCTACTCCGGTGAGTCCCGAACTGCTTCCTTCCGAACGGGGCAAGGTTTCGCAAAAAACCGAAGACATACTCGGTCCCTACGAACTCCACGATTTCTTTTTGTACTATATGCTGCGCTTCGGTTTTTCGCCCGCAAAAATTTTATTTCTCGCGGACAAAGCCTCTCTCCCGTACACGCACGAAGAAAAACTCCGCACGCTCCGCATATTTTATAAACGCTTTTTTTCGCAGCAGTTTAAGCGTTCGTGCATGCCCGACGGCGCAAAAGTCGGCTCGATAAGTCTCTCCCCGCGGAGCGACTGGCGTATGCCGAGCGACGCAAGCGCCGCCCTATGGCTTACGGAAATCGATTCGCTGAAATAATATGCTGAGCTACCGGCACGCTTTTCACGCGGGAAATCACGCTGACGTTTTCAAGCACACGCTCCTCGTCATGCTGCTCGAACGCTTTAACGCAAAAGAAACGCCGTATACCGTCATCGACACGCACGCAGGATCCGCGCGCTACGATTTGAATGACGAGCGTGCACTGAAAACGCTCGACGCGCAAAGCGGAATTTTAAAATTGCTCGAATCGATTCCGCACGCAAAGGAAGCGCGGCTGCCCGGCAAATCGTCCGACGAAGCGGCTCGATACGTGGAAGCACAGTCCTCCGATCGCGGGCAGCCTGTCCCGGAGTCATCCGCAATATCGCGTGACGATTCGCAGCCGTCGCATAAATCATCCGAGTCGGTTTTACGGGAATTACGTTCGAGAGAGTGCCGAAGCGATTTTATCGATTTTCAAAAATATCTTCTCTTTGCAAAAGTCTGCCTCGATGCGGGCTTTTATCCGGGCTCTCCGGAAATCGAGCGCGCTTTTATGCGGGCAAAAGACTGTCTCATACTCTCCGAACTGCACCCTGATGAAATCGGCGCGCTGCAGCGCAATATGCGCTTAAACGCCGCAAATGCCGAAAACGCGCCTGCGGTGCACATCCATCATCGGGACGGATTCGAAGCGCTCCGCGCGCTCACGCCGCCGAAAACGAAGCGCGGCATAGTGTTTTGCGATCCGAGTTATGAAGATGCGTCCGACTGGGAGCGGACGGCAAACGCGCTTATCGAAACGCATAAACGCTGGGCAGGTGCGACGCTTGCACTTTGGTATCCGCTCGTCGCGGTAAAAAAAATCGAACGGGATGCGATGAAGCAAAAAATAATCGCCGGAATAAAAGGATGGAAAACGGAAAGAGGCATACTCGATGCGGAGCTATGCGTAAACACCGAAAACTCGCACAGGGAATCGGCATTGAAAGACGTAAATCATTCCGAACCGCCGCGCCTCTACGGAAGCGGTATGCTCGTCGTCAATCCTCCGTGGAAGATAGACGACGAACTCGCAGTCGTACTTCCGTATCTTGCCGAAACACTCGGCAAGAACAACACGGGTTCATACGAAATTAATAATTATTAAAACCAAAAGCGCAAACCGACGCTGCTCGGAAAGTACACGGGAACACCGAACACGCCGTTCGCACTGCCGTCCTCTCCGAACGCAAACTGCAGCTCGGGCTGAATCGCCTGCTGCACGTAGAGCTCCAAAAAGCCGTCGGCAAAAAACCAGTTCATACCGGCAACGGCTCGCGGACCGGTCGACAAATAAAAGTTTTTCCCGTTAACGCTGAAATCCGTTCTTATAGTTCCTCCGAGACCCCAAAACCAATGCCACAATCCTATGATTTCGGGATTCATAAACCAATAGTCGGCGGTAAGCTGAAGACCGAGCCGCGCGGTCACAACGGGGGTGTCGTCCGATTTTACGTAAGTATACGGGGCTATAATGTTGAGAGCGCCCGCAAAATAGAGCGGAATGTCGTCGAACTTTGCGGAACATGCAAGCCCCCATACAGGCGGCGTAATGCGAGGCGCGGCAACAGGATCGAAGTTCAGCTGCGGGCCGACCCCCGTCGCAAACACTCCCGCGCTTGCGGATAAAAGTGCAGCTGCAAAAAGAGCAGTCAATTTCTTTTTCATAGATTCCTCCATAATTTTTTTTCAGGAAGCGGTAACTTCCGAAAGAGCTTTCGAAAATCATAACAGTTTTTATCGAGCGGGTCAAATATGCCGCTCGCCGTCCGCCTCTACGACGTTGTAAATTTCCTCGGAGTATGCAGCCCCGCCTTTCGCCTGATCCCTGCCGAAGCGATCTATTGATTTTTCTTTTTCAGTTCATCGAACTTTGCGATCATCGTCGGATTTCCTTTTGTGAGCTTTTTTATCGACAGATCGTCGGCTTTGTCGTTTGCGAGGCGCAGGTTATTTTCGCTGCCGATCAGCGCATCTTTAATTTTATTCAAATGCGCTATCGATTTATCGATCTCTTCGATTGCGGTTTTGAATTTTTCGCTTGCCAAACGGTAATTTCTGCCGAAGCTGTCTTTAAACTCCGTCAGCTGATCTTCAAAATGAGTGATATCGAGCGATTGATTTTTTGCTGTCTGAAGCTGTTTTTGATATTCCAACGAATGCTTCGCCGCGTTGCACAAGAGCGTTATGAGCGGGATAAAAAACTGAGGCCGGATCACATACATTTTTTCAAACTTGTGCGAAACGTCAACGATGCCGTTATTATACAGATCGTTATCTTTTTCAAGCAATGACACGAGAACCGCATATTCGCATTTTTTTTCTTTTCTGTCCTTATCGAGCTCTTTAAAAAACGCTTCGTTCGTGTGCTTTGTCGCAGTTTCATCGGCTTCATTTTTCATCTCGAACATGATCGATATGTATTCAAAACCGTCCGCAGAATCGCGGAAAATAAAATCGCCTTTCGATCCGGACGATTTCGACACCGCGTTGTCTTTTTCAAAATAAGCGCCGGGCATGACGGGACGGAGATATTGTTCGAAAGAATTTTTGCAATGCGCTTCGAGCGTTTCTCCGATCATCTTCGTCGAAAGCTTCGCTTTCAAATCTTTATAATACGCAATCTGTTCGTCTTTATCTTTCAGCTGAGCTTCAAAAGTCTGCTTCATGCCGTCTTCTTTCAGTTTTGCTTTATCATTCGCTTTTTCAAGTTCATTCGATAATTTTTGAAGCGCGAGAGTTTTTTCGTTTTCAACCTTTTCGATCTTTAATTGATTTTGCGATTCGCTGCTCGCAATTTTTTGTTTCAGCTCGGCGATTTCCGAATCCTTTTTCGCAGTGATTTCGGTTATCGCCGATTTTTTTGCTTCTTCGAACGATGAAAGCTTCATCTGTAAATCGGCAATTTGTTTATTTAACGCGATCTCCAATTCGTGCCGCTCTTTTTGCGAATCCGAAACCGACTGCGTCCTCACCTTTTCAATTTGCGCTTGCAAATCGGCTTTTTCTTTTTGTCTTTCGAGTTCGAATTCGACTTTCGCCTGCTTGAGTTTTTCGAGGTATATTTTATCGGCTCCTTTCGAAAGAGCGGCTTCAAGCGAACTCGTATCGACCGAATTTATATCCGAAAGATCGATAAAATCACCCTTTTGCGCGTCTTCATCCAAAACCAATTTATTTTTGCTTTCAACCGTTACGCGAATCTTTTTCACTGTCCGCCTCCCGTAAAACCGCACACAGACAATACGCAAATATAAGTATATATTCAAAAGCGAATCGCGTCAAAAGAGTTGACCGCTTCGATTTTTTTCGATATAGTAGATAATCGTATCGGTTTTACCGGTACGTTTCGGGCTATAGCGCAGCTGGTTAGCGTACAAGTCTGGGGGACTTGGGGTCCCGGATTCGAATTCCGGTAGCCCGACAAAAAAGGCGGAATCGAGATTTTAATAAATTTCCGATTCCGCCTCATTTTTATTAACCCGATTTTGTTAAACGCTTTTTTACTTTGTTATAAGGGTTACCGTAACGGGGATCGACGCATCAACGCTTTCTCCGCGCATGAGCTTGAGCGCCGTCTGTACGGCGGTCTTTCCCATTTCAGCAGGAAGCTGAGCGACCGTCGCCGCCATGCGGCCGTCTTTTACGGCGGCAAGGGCATCGTCGGTCGCATCGAATCCTACGATAACGATATTTTTTCCGGCGGCCGCCGCAGCTTCAAGCGCACCGAGCGCCATCTCATCGTTATGCGCGAAAATACCTTTTATATTCGGATTTCCCTGCAAAATATTTTCGGTCACGGACATTCCCTCTACGCGATTAAAATTCGCCGTAAGGCTTGCAACGACGTTCGCCTTTCCGTCAACGGCTTCGTGGAAACCTTTACCTCTGTCGATTGCGGCGGAAGAACCCGGAATTCCCTGAAGTTCCGCGATATCCGCATCCGATCCGGTGAGTTGTAAAAGATATTCCCCCGCCATCTTCGCTCCTGCGACATTGTCCGATGCGATCTGACAGGCTACGCTTTCGCCGATAACCGCGCGGTCTACCGAAATCACGGCAATTCCGGCTTTTTTTGCGGCGGCAACGGCCGGTGCGATCGCGGAAGAGTCTACGGGATTGACGATAATCACGCGAACTTTTTTCGACACGAGGTCTTCGATATCGCTCGCTTGTTTTACAACGTCATCGCCCGCATCCACGACCGTCAGCTCGATCCCCTGCCCCGCAGCTTCCTGCTTTGCTCCTTCTACGAGCGTCACGAAAAACGGATTGTTCTGTGTCGATACGGCAAGCCCCACCGTATTTTTAGCCTGCTGTTTTGCGCAGCCTCCCAGCAATAACGCGGAAAGCGCAATAAGACCCAACACCTTTTTCATACAACCTCCTGATATGAGATAAAACAAATTCCCGCTTTACCATGTACGTACGATCTAATCGTCCGCGCAAGTTGCAAAGCGTTCACACCGTTTAGAAAAAAATCCAAACCCGAACGACAATCTGCCTGCCGAATTTCCGCCCTGCGAATCAGCGTTTACGATCGGACAGGACGGCGAGCAGAATAACTGCAGCTTTTGCAACTTGCTGATAGTATGCGGAAATGCCGAGTATATTCATGCTGTTGTTGAGCGTCGCGATAATCAGCGCGCCCGTAATTGTCCCCAATATCCTCCCGCGTCCGCCGCTCATACTCGTTCCGCCCAACGCGACGGCGGCGATCGCATCAAGTTCGTAGCCCTGCCCCATCGTAGGCTGCGCGCTTCCGAGCCGCGAAACGATTATCAATCCCGCAAGCGACGCCATCAATCCCGAAAGACCGTATACGATCATCTTCGTTCTGCCTATTGCAACCCCTGCAAGAGCCGCCGCTTTACTGTTGCTTCCTATAGCGTAAATCTTTCGTCCGAGAACCGTTGCATGGAGCATAAAATAAAATCCCGCAAATAAAACAAAGAGGATTATTACGGGAATAGGAATACCGACGAAGCTTCCTTTGCCCAGCCCTTCCAAAAGACGGCTGCTTCCCAAAGCGGAAATCGGACGGCCTTTACTGAAAATCATCGTCGCGCCGCGGTATGCGGTCATTGAAACCAACGTCGCAATAAACGGCTGGAGCCTTCCCTTTACGATCATAATACCGTTCAGTATTCCGAGTACGATTCCGATCGCAAGCGCTGTAAGCATCGCAAGCGGTGCGGAAAATCCTCCCTTGATCATTCCCGCACACAATATCGCCGAAAGACACAGCGTCGAACCGACGGATAAATCTATTCCGCCGGTAAGGATTACGCAGGTCATTCCGAATGCAATGAGTCCGTTTATCGCAGACTGCCGCAACAGAGAAAGTACATTGCCGACGGAACGGAATTCCGGACTGATTATACACACGGCAATAACAAGGAGCAACAGCGCGATCTGCGCGCCGTAATCCTCAAATTTTTTCGCCGTCTCTCGAAAGTCAATCATGCAGCGAGCCTCCTGTCGCAAGCGTCATTATCTTATCTTGTGCGGCATCGCGGCGTTCAAGCAGGCCGGCAGCTTTTCCGTCGTGTATGACTAAAATCCTATCGCTCATGCCTAAAACTTCCGGCAATTCGGAAGAAACCATGACGACGGCAGCGCCGCCCTCCGCGAGTTTTGTGATTATCGAATAAATTTCCTGCTTTGCGCCGACATCGACGCCGCGCGTGGGTTCGTCGAGTAAAAGAATTTTCGGCTTCGTATACAGCCACTGTGCAAAGACGACCTTTTGCTGGTTACCGCCGCTGAGATTTCCGCATATATGCTCGCCGCCGGTACACTTTATGCCGAAATTCCGAATCGCTTCTTCGCTGAGCTGCGTTTCTTTTTTGCGGTTTAAAAAAATACGAAAATTCGTTATAGTCGGAAAATTCGGCAGATCGAGATTGCAGGTGATCGAATTTTCCAGCATCAACCCTTCGTCTTTTCTGTCTTCCGTGATAAACGCCATTCCCAGTTCAATCGCTTTTGCAGGACAGTGATTTTTCAGCGGCACTTCTTCTCCGTCGATAAAAATTTTGCCGCCGTCCGCACGGTAACTTCCGAAGATCGTCTTCATAATCTCCGACCGCCCCGCACCCATGAGCCCCGCAATTCCGAGAATTTCGCCCGCCCTGACTTCAAACGAAATATCGGAAAACATATCTTTTTTTGAAAGCGAACGAACTGCAAGGCGGGTTTTACCGAACGGGATATTCTTTTTTTGAAACAGATTCCCCAGCGGCCGGCCGATCATCATCCGTATGAGCGCATCCGGAGTTGTCCCCTCAGCGGGCACCGTACCGGCGTATGTGCCGTCGCGCATGACGGTAATCCTATCGCAAATTTTGAATATTTCGTCCATGCGGTGAGAGATGTACACAAAAGCTACGCCCTTGTCTTTCAATATGCGGATAACCGAAAAAAGCTTTTCGACTTCAGTTTCCGTCAGCGCCGCCGTCGGTTCGTCGAGAATGATAACTTTTGCATTTCCCAGCAACGCTTTCGCGATTTCGACGATCTGTCTTTGACCTACGGAAAGCGAAGCGAGCGGCGTAAGCGGATTAAGTTCGACTCCCAAAGTGTCCAAAACGCGCTGCGTTTGCCGTCTCATCGCTTTTTTGTCAAGCACGCCGAATTTTCCGAATATTTCACGCCCCAAAAATATATTTTCTTCGATGTTCATATCGGGAAAAGTATTGAGTTCCTGATAGACAAAACTTATTCCCGCTTTTTCCGCCTCTTTGGGATTCGCAAACGAAACTTCTTTGCCGTCGATATACAGTACACCCGCATCTTTCGTATGGACGCCGGTGAGTATCTTCATCAACGTCGATTTTCCGGCACCGTTTTCTCCCATAAGGGCGTGAACTTCGCCGGACATAAGGGAAAATTCGGCATTATCAAGAACAAGAGCGTTTCCGAAATGCTTTTTTATGCCCTGCATTACGATATGCATCTGCACGCCCCTTCCGCCGCCCGCCTAAAATATACAAGCCGATTGTACGATGATATTCGCATACGGGCTCGCTTCCCCGCTCCGCACGACAGCCTTGCACGATAAAAGTTTTTTTTTGAATTCTTCATGCGGCATAAAATCCGTCCTGACACCGGGCAAAAGCGTTTGAATTTCTTTGAGCACGGCAGGATTTTTTGCGCGTATCTCTTCCGCTAAAAAAATCCTTTCGACTCTCATATCGTTTACGACGGCTTTAAGAACCCGAACAAAATCCGGCACACCTTTTTCAAGCGAAACGTCGATCAATTCCGTTTCGTCGGGGCACGGAAGCCCGCAGTCGCTTATGCAGATTGTGTCGGTATGCCGCATATAGGACAATACCCTGGAGATATCGCTGTTCAAAATCCCTGATTTTTTCATATCCGCCTCAGTTAATCGATTACGTAATCGATTAACTACATTAAATGATAGCATGAACAACAAAAGTTGTCAAATTTTTTAGAAAATTCTTTTACACGATTCGCGGATTATCAAATGCGGTTCAAGAATAATTTTTTTTATATCGCGGCTTGAGTTTTCAACCTTTTGCAGCAGACGTTCGGTCGCAATCTCGGCAATTTCTTCTATAGGCTGCGCAATCGTCGTCAGCGTCGGCGATACGACGGCGGAAAGTTCCGTATTGTCGAATCCTATGACGGAAATATCGTCGGGAACGCGTACGCCGTATGCAGCGGCGGTATGAATAAATCCGATCGCCATCATATCGTTGCACGCGAACACCGCCTGCGGCATTTCCGAAAGAAGATGCAAGTGTAAAAATGCATCCCTTCCTCCGCTGTAATGAAAGTCGCCGCCGCATACGAACTTCTCATCGAATGCAATACCGTTTTCTTCAAGCGCCCTCTTAAAACCCGCCGTACGCTGCATACTCGAAGAAATTCCCGCGGGTCCCGTTATGCAGCCGATCTTCGTAAATCCGAGTCCGATCAAATAGGACGCAGCATCGTAACCGCCCTTTTCATTGTTTACGATTATATTGTCGGCCGAACCGTGATGCACATCGCGGTCGACGATAACCGCAGGAACCGAAGCCGTTTCGCATTTTCGAATATCGCCGCCCGCCCCGTTGCTCGATATAAATATAACTCCGTCAACTTGTTTGGAAATCAGCATATCGATGTAATACGACTGCTGCGCGGCGTTGTTGTCCGTATTGCACAAAATTATATTGTAGCCCAATGAAAAACAAACTCTGTCTACGGCGCGCGCGATTTCAGCAAAAAAAGTATTCGTACAGTCGGGCACGATAAGCCCCAACGATTTTGATGCCCCGCCCCGCAGTCTCCGTGCGGCGACATTCGGCTTATAATTCAGTTCCCGTACCGCCATCGCCACTTTTGACCGCAAATCGTCGCTCACATAACGCGTATTGTTAAACACGTGAGAGACCGTCGCAGTAGAAACTCCGGCACGCTTTGCTACTTCATAGATCGTAGGATTCATCGCATAGGAATTTACCTCATAATTTTTATTTTTACAAGATAAGATACAGTCGATCGGCACGCATTCGGCGACAGGCATTCGTCGTACAACGTTATCTTTTCCAACCTCCGACACTCTTGTCGGCGACGATTTTATTTGACGATTTTAAAATATATCGATATAGTATAAGTATTGCAG
This Treponema socranskii subsp. buccale DNA region includes the following protein-coding sequences:
- a CDS encoding NAD(+) synthase → MNYGFFRTAAASPETVVADCTANANRIIDACKKADAQGASLIVFPELAVTSYSCGDLFLQTTLQEAAIRETERIAKKTASLPILIAVGLPFASGRLLYNCAAFIFAGKILALVPKTYLPNSGEYSERRWFSPKKNIDAETVYFSKAHPAVPFGCDIIISDADDERCAIALEIGEDLRAPVPPSSYHALSGAAIIANLSATSETVGKAEYRRLLVKSQSTRTLCAYVYADAGHGESTQDAVFASHKIIAENGEIIAESKSFDDTICFADIDIERLASERRRETTFSDAAANANTRPYRKVSVDLLSRAKTFSEKAPLFRTIDASPFVPNDESGQSERWNDILTVQAEGLAKRMRHTGIKNAVIGLSGGLDSTLALLVTVRAFGLCGLNASGIHAITMPCFGTSDRTYRNACALAKETGVALTEINIAEAVRVHFRDIGQDESIRDAAYENAQARERTQVLMDIANKINGIVVGTGDLSELALGWCTYNGDHMSMYGVNASVPKTLVRRLVRFCADSTDNKNLSSVLNDILATPVSPELLPSERGKVSQKTEDILGPYELHDFFLYYMLRFGFSPAKILFLADKASLPYTHEEKLRTLRIFYKRFFSQQFKRSCMPDGAKVGSISLSPRSDWRMPSDASAALWLTEIDSLK
- a CDS encoding 23S rRNA (adenine(2030)-N(6))-methyltransferase RlmJ; the protein is MLSYRHAFHAGNHADVFKHTLLVMLLERFNAKETPYTVIDTHAGSARYDLNDERALKTLDAQSGILKLLESIPHAKEARLPGKSSDEAARYVEAQSSDRGQPVPESSAISRDDSQPSHKSSESVLRELRSRECRSDFIDFQKYLLFAKVCLDAGFYPGSPEIERAFMRAKDCLILSELHPDEIGALQRNMRLNAANAENAPAVHIHHRDGFEALRALTPPKTKRGIVFCDPSYEDASDWERTANALIETHKRWAGATLALWYPLVAVKKIERDAMKQKIIAGIKGWKTERGILDAELCVNTENSHRESALKDVNHSEPPRLYGSGMLVVNPPWKIDDELAVVLPYLAETLGKNNTGSYEINNY
- a CDS encoding DUF2130 domain-containing protein → MKKIRVTVESKNKLVLDEDAQKGDFIDLSDINSVDTSSLEAALSKGADKIYLEKLKQAKVEFELERQKEKADLQAQIEKVRTQSVSDSQKERHELEIALNKQIADLQMKLSSFEEAKKSAITEITAKKDSEIAELKQKIASSESQNQLKIEKVENEKTLALQKLSNELEKANDKAKLKEDGMKQTFEAQLKDKDEQIAYYKDLKAKLSTKMIGETLEAHCKNSFEQYLRPVMPGAYFEKDNAVSKSSGSKGDFIFRDSADGFEYISIMFEMKNEADETATKHTNEAFFKELDKDRKEKKCEYAVLVSLLEKDNDLYNNGIVDVSHKFEKMYVIRPQFFIPLITLLCNAAKHSLEYQKQLQTAKNQSLDITHFEDQLTEFKDSFGRNYRLASEKFKTAIEEIDKSIAHLNKIKDALIGSENNLRLANDKADDLSIKKLTKGNPTMIAKFDELKKKNQ
- a CDS encoding substrate-binding domain-containing protein; translation: MKKVLGLIALSALLLGGCAKQQAKNTVGLAVSTQNNPFFVTLVEGAKQEAAGQGIELTVVDAGDDVVKQASDIEDLVSKKVRVIIVNPVDSSAIAPAVAAAKKAGIAVISVDRAVIGESVACQIASDNVAGAKMAGEYLLQLTGSDADIAELQGIPGSSAAIDRGKGFHEAVDGKANVVASLTANFNRVEGMSVTENILQGNPNIKGIFAHNDEMALGALEAAAAAGKNIVIVGFDATDDALAAVKDGRMAATVAQLPAEMGKTAVQTALKLMRGESVDASIPVTVTLITK
- a CDS encoding ABC transporter permease, with the translated sequence MIDFRETAKKFEDYGAQIALLLLVIAVCIISPEFRSVGNVLSLLRQSAINGLIAFGMTCVILTGGIDLSVGSTLCLSAILCAGMIKGGFSAPLAMLTALAIGIVLGILNGIMIVKGRLQPFIATLVSMTAYRGATMIFSKGRPISALGSSRLLEGLGKGSFVGIPIPVIILFVLFAGFYFMLHATVLGRKIYAIGSNSKAAALAGVAIGRTKMIVYGLSGLMASLAGLIIVSRLGSAQPTMGQGYELDAIAAVALGGTSMSGGRGRILGTITGALIIATLNNSMNILGISAYYQQVAKAAVILLAVLSDRKR
- a CDS encoding sugar ABC transporter ATP-binding protein, encoding MHIVMQGIKKHFGNALVLDNAEFSLMSGEVHALMGENGAGKSTLMKILTGVHTKDAGVLYIDGKEVSFANPKEAEKAGISFVYQELNTFPDMNIEENIFLGREIFGKFGVLDKKAMRRQTQRVLDTLGVELNPLTPLASLSVGQRQIVEIAKALLGNAKVIILDEPTAALTETEVEKLFSVIRILKDKGVAFVYISHRMDEIFKICDRITVMRDGTYAGTVPAEGTTPDALIRMMIGRPLGNLFQKKNIPFGKTRLAVRSLSKKDMFSDISFEVRAGEILGIAGLMGAGRSEIMKTIFGSYRADGGKIFIDGEEVPLKNHCPAKAIELGMAFITEDRKDEGLMLENSITCNLDLPNFPTITNFRIFLNRKKETQLSEEAIRNFGIKCTGGEHICGNLSGGNQQKVVFAQWLYTKPKILLLDEPTRGVDVGAKQEIYSIITKLAEGGAAVVMVSSELPEVLGMSDRILVIHDGKAAGLLERRDAAQDKIMTLATGGSLHD
- the rbsD gene encoding D-ribose pyranase gives rise to the protein MKKSGILNSDISRVLSYMRHTDTICISDCGLPCPDETELIDVSLEKGVPDFVRVLKAVVNDMRVERIFLAEEIRAKNPAVLKEIQTLLPGVRTDFMPHEEFKKKLLSCKAVVRSGEASPYANIIVQSACIF